In Vicia villosa cultivar HV-30 ecotype Madison, WI unplaced genomic scaffold, Vvil1.0 ctg.000680F_1_1, whole genome shotgun sequence, a single window of DNA contains:
- the LOC131630406 gene encoding uncharacterized protein LOC131630406: MWLKEIERIFRVIDCAENLKVRYGTHMLSEEVDDWWIATKTELDTDEIEITWVVFKRKEIEFMELKQDNMTVPGYAANFVELAKYYTPYINDEAGEFLKCIKFENGLRDDIKHGKKHMGRGKPYGRGKAVDRNKPSGGDSSAFVRCYNCGEIGHRKNDCKLDRKKCFKCDKVAHITADSPPLSVSLSRGGLTLTVNDNNNKEVSDSWSSLSIYLALTLAEQQQQQ, translated from the exons AtgtggctgaaggaaatcgagaggattttcagagtgaTTGACTGTGCTGAAAacttgaaggtgaggtatggtactcacatgttatctgaggaagTTGATGACTGGTGGATTGCTACCAAGACAGAGCTGGATACTGATGAGATAGAAATCACTTGGGTTGTGTTCAAGAG GAAGGAGATTGAGTTTATGGAGCTGAAGCAAGACAATATGACAGTTCCAGGGTACGCTGCCAATTTTGTAGAGTTGGCAAAGTATTACACTCCTTACATCAATGATGAGGCAGGTGAATTTTTGAAATGCATCAaattcgagaatggtctccgtgatgacaTCAAGCATG GTAAGAAGCATATGggtagaggtaagccatatggtagaggtaaagctGTTGATAGGAataagcctagtgggggagactccagtgcgtTTGTCagatgctacaactgtggtgagattGGACATCGTAAGAATGACTGCAAGCTTGATCGGaagaaatgtttcaagtgtgacAAAGTGGCCCATATTactgctgatt CCCCTCCCCTCTCGGTTTCGCTCTCTCGCGGTGGCCTTACTCTCACTGTGAATGATAATAACAACAAGGAAGTTTCTGATTCGTGGAGCTCTCTCTCGATTTATCTCGCTCTCACTCTCgcggaacaacaacaacaacaatga
- the LOC131630407 gene encoding squalene monooxygenase SE1-like, whose translation MYLWSPPEFNDVFAAAVDKGNIRTMPNRSMPADPRPTPGAVLMGDAFKMHHPLTGGGVTVALSDIVVLRNLLKPLRDLNDAPTLCNYLESFYTLRKPVASTINTLAGALYKVFCASPDQARKEMRQACFDYLSLRGLFSEGPVSLLSGLNPRPLSYVLHT comes from the exons ATGTATCTCTG GTCCCCCCCTGAATTTAATGATGTATTCGCAGCCGCAGTGGACAAGGGAAACATAAGGACAATGCCAAACAGAAGCATGCCAGCAGATCCCCGTCCTACTCCTGGTGCTGTACTGATGGGAGATGCATTCAAAATGCATCATCCACTAACAGGGGGCGGAGTGACAGTAGCATTGTCTGATATTGTGGTGCTGAGAAATCTTCTCAAGCCTTTGCGTGACCTGAATGATGCACCCACACTTTGCAATTACCTTGAATCCTTTTATACCTTGCGTAAG CCTGTGGCATCCACCATAAATACATTGGCAGGTGCCCTTTACAAGGTTTTTTGTGCATCCCCTGATCAAGCAAGGAAGGAAATGCGCCAAGCTTGCTTTGATTATCTGAGCCTTAGAGGCCTATTCTCGGAAGGACCGGTCTCTTTACTTTCAGGATTAAACCCTCGTCCCTTAAGTTACGTTCTCCATACATGA